One window from the genome of Podospora pseudocomata strain CBS 415.72m chromosome 1 map unlocalized CBS415.72m_1.2, whole genome shotgun sequence encodes:
- a CDS encoding uncharacterized protein (EggNog:ENOG503NW8C; COG:P), with amino-acid sequence MLASAGLLQTSLIWVAYAVAVALVLLVAIITTFTWQSPHERSVTVSIVAIVSLTSLLATVFLLPVDIALVSSTASAHLGAKKDWATPERIDGILLTLKVVYYTLYSFDALLCLIVIPFAYFWYEEYDEVEEEEGTSGAGARFWKAAKYTLGFVFLVLILFLLGFFVPAAGSGNGKHLDLDYFKRLLAANKGEKALTFGVGLLITLGTFLYTLYTGAGLALLPVSLIKSAPSISAPQLSATIATDLEHNRELQRQIEMRNAGRPDGMSQKDRRELDALLREERTLVRRERLAAETRGDGRSGVFRAWTKIQAFFRPLKLLGGILLLLLSILVWASMLITGIDKAANSICKEHCGYILGHINVFQPVNWIFVQSAKAFPVDYILMALLVLFFFGSSITGIATIGIRFLWVRVFQIKKGRTSPQALLIATVMLALIILAINYAIAMIVAPQYAIYGTQTFCVNAPRHPGEQPDCREHRDMVRPCSEVFSEPAAKDVCTPTVMSTFLNRVTINWPVFGAIDFWAQFAFLGVFMVVFVTSLFRTPRLNLSELDEEAEVDEEEGLLASTGRRFGATWGDITGRTKNRNGYGTGGGEGSNGRG; translated from the coding sequence ATGTTGGCATCAGCTGGCTTGCTCCAGACCAGTCTTATTTGGGTGGCCTACGCCGTCGCGGTCGCCTTGGTGCTCCTCGTCGCCATTATCACAACATTCACCTGGCAATCCCCGCATGAGCGATCTGTTACCGTGAGCATCGTCGCGATTGTCAGTCTCACCTCGCTTCTAGCAACCGTCTTCCTCCTGCCCGTTGACATTGCCCTTGTCTCGTCCACAGCCTCAGCACACCTCGGTGCTAAAAAGGACTGGGCAACGCCCGAGAGAATCGATGGAATACTCTTGACCTTGAAGGTCGTTTACTACACCCTCTACAGCTTCGATGCGTTGCTATGTCTGATCGTCATCCCATTCGCCTATTTCTGGTACGAGGAATatgatgaggttgaagaggaggagggaaccAGTGGTGCTGGCGCCCGGTTCTGGAAGGCGGCGAAGTATACGCTTGGATTCGTGTTTTTGGTCTTGATTCTGTTCCTTCTCGGTTTCTTCGTCCCTGCTGCGGGTAGTGGGAACGGCAAGCACCTTGATCTGGACTACTTCAAGCGTCTGCTCGCTGCCAACAAGGGAGAGAAGGCTTTGACATTCGGGGTCGGCCTGCTCATCACGCTGGGCACGTTTCTCTACACTCTCTATACCGGTGCTGGACTGGCTCTTCTTCCGGTCTCTCTTATCAAGTCTGCCCCGTCCATCTCCGCTCCTCAGCTTTCCGCGACGATCGCGACCGACTTGGAACATAACCGAGAGCTCCAGAGACAAATCGAAATGCGCAATGCTGGCCGTCCGGATGGCATGTCTCAGAAGGACAGGAGGGAGCTGGACGCCTTGCTACGTGAGGAGCGCACTCTCGTGAGAAGGGAAAGACTTGCGGCCGAAACCCGTGGTGACGGCCGAAGTGGTGTCTTCCGCGCCTGGACCAAGATTCAAGCTTTCTTCCGTCCTCTCAAGCTCCTGGGCGGTATCTTGCTACTGCTGCTCTCGATCTTGGTCTGGGCCTCCATGCTCATCACTGGCATCGACAAGGCGGCCAACTCTATCTGCAAAGAACACTGCGGCTACATCCTCGGTCACATCAACGTCTTCCAACCGGTCAACTGGATCTTTGTCCAGTCTGCCAAGGCTTTCCCCGTTGACTACATCCTGATGGCTctgttggttttgtttttcttcgGCAGCTCAATCACTGGTATCGCCACCATTGGCATCAGGTTCTTGTGGGTGAGAGTCTTTCAAATCAAAAAGGGAAGAACATCACCCCAAGCACTACTCATCGCAACAGTGATGCTCGCGTTGATTATCCTGGCTATCAATTATGCTATTGCCATGATTGTCGCCCCTCAGTACGCCATCTACGGCACGCAAACCTTTTGCGTCAACGCACCTCGCCACCCAGGAGAACAGCCCGACTGCCGTGAACACAGGGACATGGTCAGGCCTTGCTCAGAAGTCTTTTCCGAGCCAGCAGCGAAAGATGTCTGCACGCCCACGGTGATGAGCACCTTCCTCAACAGAGTGACGATCAACTGGCCCGTGTTTGGGGCGATTGATTTCTGGGCGCAGTTTGCCTTTTTGGGCGTGTTtatggtggtgtttgtgacGAGTTTGTTCAGGACGCCGAGGTTGAACTTGAGCgagttggatgaggaggccgaggtggatgaggaggagggcctGTTGGCCAGcacggggaggaggtttggtgCTACTTGGGGGGATATCACTGGAAGGACGAAGAACAGGAATGGGTATGGgactgggggtggggaggggtcgaatgggaggggttga
- the CFT1 gene encoding mRNA cleavage and polyadenylation factor subunit (COG:A; BUSCO:EOG092604KQ; EggNog:ENOG503NX0H), which translates to MQCYTELTPPTAVTHSLTLQLIPGQGTNLVVAKSSLLQIFRTKIVSTEIDASQQGSGARTRNAGRYESRLANDDDGLEASFLGGDSLAFKTDRTNNTKLVLVSEISLSGTITGLAKIKSQNLRSGGDALLVAFKDARLSLVEWDAERHDLSTVSIHYYEQDELQGSPWAPPLSNFTNFLAADPGSRCAALKFGGMNLAILPFKQADEDIDMDDDWDEDLDGPRPVKQEAAVVNGGSSIKETPYSPSFVLRLSNLDPSLLHPVHLAFLHEYREPTFGILASTVNASNSLGRKDHLAYMVFTLDLQQRASTTILSVPGLPQDLFRVQPLPAPVGGALLVGANELIHIDQSGKPNGVAVNPLTKQCTSFGLSDQSDLNLRLEECTIDVLSAEELLVILSDGRMALVTFRIDGRTVSGLDVKLLPSETGGSLIPGRVSTLSRIGKSVMFAGSEEGDSLVFGWTKKQSQSGRKKSRLQDVGLDIDMADEEDLDEDEDEDDLYAEEPTPKQQAAAAASNVKEGDLTFRIHDRLLSIAPIQSMTYGQPVDAPGSEEEQNSAGVRSELQLVCGVGRNKSSAMAIMNLAIPPKVIGRFEFPEARGFWTVCAKKPVPKSLQGDKGPGAIGNDYGTSGQYDKFMIVAKVDLDGYEKSDVYALTAAGFESLTGTEFDPAAGFTIEAGTMGKDNRIIQVLKSEVRCYDGDLGLSQIVPMMDEETGAEPRATSASIADPYLLIIRNDQSVFIASIHDDNELEEVEKEDKTLATTKWLTGCLYTDTNGVFGEESGDKKAKLPESILMFLLSASGALYIYRLPDLCKPVYVAEGLSYIPTGLSADYAARKGTAKETVSEILVADLGDTTAKFPYLILRHANDDLTIYEPYRYQLGAGLEFSKTLFFQKIPNSVLAKSPAEETDDEEVTHQAKCLALRRCNNIGGYSTVFLPGPSPSFIIKSSKSMPKVLPLQGAAVTAISSFHTEGCEHGFIYADSHNIARVSQLPKDWSFAETGLAVKKIPIGEDIVAVAYHPPSQSYVVACNTPEPFELPRDDDYHKEWAREVLPFKPTLERGTLKLIGPSTWTVVDTIIMEPCENVLCVETLNLEVSEATNERKLLIGVGTAITKGEDLPTRGAVYVYNVADVIPEPGKPETGKKLKLIAKEDIPRGAVTALSEIGTQGLMLVAQGPKCMVRGLKEDGTLLPVAFMDMNCYVTSAKELPGTGLCLMADAFKGVWFTGYTEEPYKMMLFGKSNTRLEVLNADFLPNGKELSIVACDAEGHIHILQFDPEHPKSLQGHLLLHRTSFSTGAHHVTKSLLLPSTLSPDNKEDNEENGATSRPHILLLASPTGVLAALRPLSEAAYRRLSSLAAQLTNSLTHAAGLNPKGYRMPSATCPPAGVDAGIGRHIVDGTILARFSELGRAKRGEVAGRAGYTGPDEIRGELDGVLGWAGLGYF; encoded by the exons ATGCAGTGCTACACAGAGCTAACGCCGCCGACGGCTGtcacccactccctcacACTCCAACTAATTCCAGGCCAGGGCACGAACCTCGTGGTCGCAAAGTCGTCTCTTCTCCAGATATTCAGAACAAAGATCGTATCGACCGAGATTGATGCTTCTCAGCAGGGCAGCGGTGCTAGGACACGAAACGCGGGCCGATACGAAAGCCGGTTAGCGAATGACGACGATGGGCTTGAGGCATCGTTTCTGGGAGGGGACAGTCTTGCGTTCAAGACGGATcgcaccaacaacacaaagCTGGTGCTCGTTTCAGAGATTTCACTGTCTGGAACCATCACGGGGCTAGCAAAGATAAAGTCGCAAAACCTGAGGTCAGGCGGTGATGCACTGCTCGTGGCCTTCAAAGACGCGAGGCTCAGTCTGGTAGAGTGGGACGCCGAACGCCATGATCTGTCGACCGTGTCTATCCACTATTACGAACAAGACGAGCTGCAGGGAAGCCCATGGGCGCCACCTCTATCCAACTTCACCAATTTTCTTGCGGCAGACCCGGGAAGTAGATGCGCGGCGCTCAAGTTTGGCGGCATGAATTTGGCCATCCTGCCCTTCAAGCAGGCGGATGAGGACATTGATATGGATGATGACTGGGACGAGGATCTGGATGGCCCTCGACCTGTCAAGCAAGAAGCCGCCGTTGTAAATGGAGGTAGCAGCATAAAAGAGACACCCTATTCACCATCATTTGTCCTCCGACTCTCCAATCTTGATCCAAGTCTCCTCCATCCTGTGCATCTGGCCTTCCTGCATGAGTACCGAGAGCCCACCTTTGGCATTCTCGCCTCGACTGTCAACGCCTCCAACTCCCTTGGCCGGAAAGATCACTTGGCATACATGGTCTTTACCCTAGATCTGCAGCAGCGGGCTTCGACAACCATCCTGTCAGTCCCTGGTCTCCCGCAGGATCTTTTCCGCGTTCAGCCTTTGCCAGCCCCCGTCGGCGGTGCTTTACTCGTGGGAGCGAATGAGCTGATCCACATCGACCAGTCGGGCAAGCCGAACGGTGTAGCtgtcaaccccctcacaaaACAATGCACCTCCTTTGGCCTGTCTGACCAGTCCGACCTGAACCTTCGGCTCGAGGAATGTACCATCGACGTCTTGTCAGCCGAGGAGCTTCTTGTCATCCTGAGCGATGGCCGTATGGCGTTGGTTACCTTCAGGATAGACGGTCGTACAGTGTCTGGTCTTGACGTCAAGCTGCTCCCTTCAGAAACAGGCGGTTCTCTCATCCCAGGCCGCGTATCAACACTCTCAAGGATAGGCAAGAGTGTCATGTTTGCCGGTAGCGAGGAGGGTGACTCTCTCGTTTTTGGCTGGACAAAGAAGCAGAGTCAATCAGGAAGAAAGAAGTCACGGCTCCAAGATGTAGGCCTGGACATCGATAtggcggatgaggaggatcttgacgaggacgaggacgaagatgaccTTTATGCCGAGGAACCAACACCCAAGCAACAGGCTGCCGCAGCTGCCAGCAATGTCAAGGAAGGTGACCTCACTTTTCGAATCCACGACCGGCTGCTGAGTATTGCGCCCATCCAGTCCATGACGTACGGTCAACCCGTGGATGCACCcggcagcgaggaggagcagaacTCGGCCGGCGTTCGCAGTGAACTCCAATTGGTATGCGGCGTAGGAAGGAATAAGTCTTCCGCAATGGCGATCATGAATCTTGCCATCCCACCAAAGGTTATTGGACGCTTCGAGTTCCCTGAGGCGAGGGGATTCTGGACAGTGTGCGCAAAGAAGCCTGTGCCAAAGTCACTGCAAGGTGATAAGGGACCCGGCGCGATTGGAAATGACTACGGTACCTCGGGCCAGTATGACAAGTTCATGATTGTCGCTAAGGTCGACCTGGACGGCTACGAGAAATCTGATGTCTACGCCCTTACCGCGGCGGGCTTTGAAAGCCTCACTGGCACAGAATTTGACCCTGCTGCCGGCTTCACCATTGAAGCAGGCACTATGGGCAAAGACAACAGAATCATTCAGGTTCTCAAATCGGAAGTCCGCTGCTACGACGGAGATCTCGGTCTCAGTCAGATAGTGCCGATGATGGACGAAGAAACGGGAGCTGAGCCTAGAGCTACCAGTGCGAGCATTGCCGACCCGTACTTGCTCATCATCCGCAACGATCAGAGTGTTTTTATTGCTTCGATCCACGACGATAACGAGTTGGAAGAAGTAGAAAAGGAGGACAAGACGTTGGCGACCACAAAATGGTTGACTGGATGCCTGTACACAGACACCAATGGTGTGTTTGGGGAAGAGTCGGGTGACAAGAAGGCTAAGCTGCCTGAGAGTATTCTCATGTTTCTTCTTAGCGCCAGTGGTGCTCTTTAT ATATACCGCCTCCCTGATCTGTGCAAGCCAGTATATGTAGCCGAAGGGCTCTCATACATTCCCACCGGGCTCTCGGCTGACTATGCCGCGCGAAAAGGCACAGCCAAGGAGACCGTGTCTGAAATACTGGTGGCTGATCTGGGTGATACTACCGCCAAGTTCCCGTATCTCATT CTCCGTCACGCGAACGATGATTTGACGATATATGAGCCTTACCGATATCAACTTGGCGCTGGACTGGAATTTTCAAAGACTTTGTTCTTCCAAAAGATCCCCAACTCGGTGCTGGCGAAAAGCCCAGCAGAGGAAacggacgacgaggaggtcaCACACCAAGCGAAGTGCCTAGCGCTGCGGAGGTGCAATAACATCGGCGGGTATAGCaccgtcttcctccccggGCCGTCCCCCAGTTTCATCATCAAATCATCCAAATCCATGCCCAAGGTACTGCCGCTACAAGGCGCAGCAGTCACAGCCATCAGCTCTTTTCACACTGAAGGATGCGAACACGGGTTCATATATGCCGATTCCCACAACATCGCAAGGGTATCGCAGCTCCCTAAGGACTGGAGTTTCGCCGAGACTGGGCTAGCGGTGAAGAAGATACCCATTGGTGAGGACATTGTCGCCGTGGCATACCACCCTCCATCGCAGAGCTATGTTGTAGCCTGCAATACTCCGGAACCTTTTGAACTTCCAAGAGATGACGACTACCACAAGGAATGGGCCCGCGAAGTTTTGCCTTTCAAGCCGACACTGGAGAGGGGAACACTGAAGCTCATCGGTCCCAGTACATGGACTGTGGTTGACACCATCATTATGGAACCCTGCGAGAATGTGCTCTGCGTGGAGACACTTAACCTGGAAGTTTCGGAAGCCACCAACGAGCGGAAACTTCTGATTGGTGTCGGTACCGCGATCACAAAAGGCGAGGATTTGCCTACCAGGGGGGCTGTTTATGTCTACAACGTGGCTGACGTTATCCCGGAGCCCGGGAAGCCAGAGACGGGCAAGAAGCTGAAGCTCATTGCGAAGGAAGATATTCCTCGCGGTGCCGTCACGGCGCTCTCTGAGATTGGTACTCAAGGTCTCATGCTTGTTGCTCAGGGGCCGAAGTGCATGGTGCGTGGTCTCAAGGAAGATGGGACCTTGCTCCCGGTAGCATTCATGGACATGAACTGCTATGTCACCAGCGCAAAGGAGCTTCCTGGGACGGGGTTGTGCCTGATGGCTGATGCTTTCAAGGGGGTGTGGTTTACGGGGTACACCGAGGAGCCATACaagatgatgttgtttggCAAGAGCAATACCCGACTGGAGGTATTGAATGCTGATTTCTTGCCGAACGGGAAGGAGTTGTCGATCGTGGCATGTGATGCGGAGGGACACATTCATATTCTTCAGTTTGATCCAGAGC ACCCGAAATCTCTCCAGGGCCATCTGTTACTGCATAGGACGAGTTTCAGCACAGGCGCCCACCACGTCACCAAGTCGCTTCTCTTGCCCTCGACACTGTCACCAGACAACAAGGAAGATAATGAGGAAAATGGAGCCACATCTCGTCCACACATTCTGCTGCTTGCCTCTCCGACTGGCGTGTTAGCGGCTCTCCGTCCACTGTCAGAGGCGGCATACCGGAGATTGTCGTCTCTGGCTGCTCAGTTGACGAATTCTTTGACCCACGCGGCAGGGCTGAATCCAAAGGGGTACAGAATGCCGTCTGCTACTTGTCCTCCTGCTGGAGTAGATGCTGGTATAGGGAGACACATTGTTGACGGCACTATCCTAGCTCGCTTCTCGGAGTTGGGAAGGGCAAAGAGGGGAGAGGTTGCTGGCAGGGCTGGGTATACTGGACCTGATGAGATCAGGGGAGAACTGGATGGTGTGCTCGGGTGGGCGGGGCTGGGTTACTTCTAG
- a CDS encoding uncharacterized protein (COG:U; EggNog:ENOG503P95C), whose amino-acid sequence MNASALLQSQGWLGKGHSLDSHRFGSSSTTPTQSGRNARGLVNPLLISRNTDGRGIGNKTHYTSDQWWLSAFDQKLKGLDTTNSKEGITQTVTEGKLDAVGRVQEGKYTGTKGLYAFFVKGGLLEGTVEVGLLGDSKEGTATPDGGSESGGGFSLRQQLAAKRAKREAKKAGMTKEERKARKEKKEAKRLKREEKVRRRKEKEGRKREKEERRKRKELKRRRRAEKDKKVK is encoded by the coding sequence ATGAAcgcctccgccctcctccagtCCCAAGGCTGGCTGGGCAAAGGCCACTCCCTCGACTCCCACCGCTTcggttcctcctccactACCCCAACCCAATCCGGCCGAAACGCCCGCGGCTTGGtgaaccccctcctcatatCCCGCAACACCGACGGCCGCGGCATAGGCAACAAGACGCACTACACCTCTGACCAGTGGTGGCTCTCGGCTTTTGACCAGAAGCTCAAGGGGTTGGACACGACAAACTCGAAGGAGGGTATTACCCAGACTGTCACGGAGGGGAAGCTGGatgcggtggggagggtgcaggAGGGGAAGTATACCGGTACCAAGGGGCTGTATGCATTTTTtgtgaagggggggttgttggaggggacggtggaggttgggttgCTGGGGGATAGTAAGGAGGGGACTGCGACGCCTGATGGGGGGAGTGagagtggtggggggttttcGTTGAGGCAGCAATTGGCGGCGAAGAGGGCGAAAagagaggcgaagaaggcgggGATgacgaaggaggagaggaaagcaaggaaagagaagaaggaggcgaaGAGGTTAAAacgggaggagaaggtgaggaggagaaaggaaaaggaggggaggaaaagggagaaggaggagaggaggaaaaggaaagagttgaagaggaggaggagggcggagaaggatAAGAAGGTGaaatga